One window of Clostridia bacterium genomic DNA carries:
- a CDS encoding helix-turn-helix transcriptional regulator, which yields MRLRDLREDADITQKELANYLNIKQNTYSQYENGQRQMPIDTLIKLANYFQTSVDYILELTDDRKPYRKR from the coding sequence ATGAGATTAAGAGATTTAAGGGAAGATGCTGATATTACACAAAAAGAGTTAGCAAATTATCTTAATATAAAACAAAACACCTATTCCCAATATGAAAATGGACAACGCCAGATGCCCATTGACACTCTTATTAAATTAGCAAATTATTTCCAAACTTCCGTTGACTATATACTTGAACTTACTGATGATAGAAAACCTTACAGAAAAAGATAA
- a CDS encoding DUF4080 domain-containing protein, whose translation MEKWLLVALNAKYSHTSLSVRSIVSYVKNKGYNNIDFFEGTINDEYFYLLKNILKDNPQVIGFSTYIWNVELVKKLTFDIKKINENIKIFLGGPEVSYNKNVFLEIPHIDFIIRGEGEIPVLKLLEGKDNIDGVSKSDSEYSFSEMEDMANIPFCYEGELESLKNRAVYYETSRGCPFKCAFCISSLTKGVRTLPLDRVFKEIDLFSDMKIKRVKLVDRTFNFDKERAKKIIGYILSKKRETCFHFEIGADLLDKELMDIIKNADYNTIQFEAGIQSTNEETLRLCDRATDMEKLKNNLLYLKDSKVRIHLDLIAGLPNEDYESFKKSFNEVYLISPKVIQVGFLKLLHGSKLREEKEKYNYKFRSTAPYEILKNDCLSFFELMDIKKVDKSVDAYFNSGIFKNSLNYIFNNYDILPFDFYLRLGEKMGDEKLSLKDKFYILSTFYKDDKEFMEYLKLDYVLKERGTLPQFFKNFKSKENISKINEFLREKGQEILKVSDKYNNFIKYIDFEIFEFESRKYLYLIDRKNNNIIKVIDE comes from the coding sequence TAGCACTTAATGCTAAATACTCGCACACTTCTTTATCTGTAAGAAGTATTGTATCCTATGTAAAAAATAAGGGATATAATAATATAGATTTTTTTGAGGGAACAATTAATGACGAGTATTTTTATCTTTTAAAAAACATATTAAAGGATAACCCTCAGGTAATAGGCTTTTCAACATATATCTGGAATGTTGAACTTGTAAAAAAACTTACTTTTGATATTAAGAAGATAAATGAGAATATAAAGATTTTTTTAGGCGGACCAGAGGTAAGTTATAATAAAAATGTGTTCTTAGAAATTCCTCATATAGATTTTATAATAAGAGGCGAGGGAGAAATTCCTGTATTAAAATTATTAGAAGGTAAAGATAATATAGACGGAGTTTCAAAAAGCGACAGTGAATATTCTTTTTCCGAAATGGAGGATATGGCAAACATTCCTTTTTGCTACGAGGGAGAACTCGAAAGTCTTAAAAACCGTGCAGTATATTATGAAACATCTCGAGGCTGTCCTTTTAAATGTGCTTTTTGCATATCTTCTTTGACAAAAGGGGTAAGAACTCTTCCTTTAGACAGAGTTTTTAAGGAAATTGATTTATTTTCCGATATGAAAATAAAGAGAGTAAAATTAGTAGACAGAACTTTTAATTTTGATAAAGAAAGAGCCAAAAAAATTATAGGTTACATTTTATCAAAAAAAAGGGAAACTTGTTTTCACTTTGAGATAGGCGCAGATTTACTTGACAAAGAACTTATGGATATTATAAAAAATGCAGATTATAATACCATTCAGTTTGAAGCGGGAATTCAGTCTACCAACGAAGAAACTTTAAGACTTTGCGACAGGGCAACCGATATGGAAAAACTTAAAAATAATCTTTTGTATTTAAAAGACTCTAAGGTAAGAATTCATCTTGACTTAATAGCAGGTCTTCCGAACGAAGATTATGAAAGTTTTAAGAAAAGTTTTAATGAGGTTTATTTAATTTCCCCAAAAGTTATTCAGGTAGGGTTTTTAAAACTTCTTCACGGTTCAAAACTAAGAGAAGAAAAAGAAAAGTATAATTATAAGTTTAGAAGCACTGCACCATACGAAATTCTTAAGAATGATTGTTTATCCTTTTTTGAACTTATGGATATTAAAAAAGTAGATAAATCGGTGGATGCATATTTTAACAGTGGCATTTTTAAAAATTCTCTAAACTATATCTTTAATAATTATGATATTTTACCATTTGATTTTTATCTTAGGTTAGGCGAAAAAATGGGGGACGAAAAACTTTCTTTAAAAGATAAATTTTATATTTTATCTACTTTTTATAAAGACGATAAAGAGTTTATGGAATATTTAAAATTAGATTATGTCCTAAAAGAAAGAGGCACTTTACCTCAATTTTTTAAAAACTTTAAATCAAAAGAAAATATATCAAAAATAAATGAATTTTTAAGAGAAAAAGGTCAGGAAATTTTAAAAGTTTCTGATAAATATAATAATTTTATAAAATATATTGATTTTGAAATTTTTGAATTTGAAAGTAGAAAATATCTTTATCTTATAGACAGAAAGAACAATAATATAATAAAAGTGATTGATGAATGA